A window of the Lactuca sativa cultivar Salinas chromosome 5, Lsat_Salinas_v11, whole genome shotgun sequence genome harbors these coding sequences:
- the LOC128126404 gene encoding DNA-directed RNA polymerase subunit alpha, translated as MVREKITVSTRTLQWKCVESAADSKRLLYGRFILSPLMKGQADTIGIAMRRALLGEIEGTCITRAKSEKISHEYSTIMGIQESVHEILMNLKEIVLRSNLYGTCEASICVRGPGYVTAQDIILPPYVEILDNTQHIASLTEPIELVIGLQIEKNRGYLIKAPNTFQDGSYPIDPVFMPVRNANHSIHSYENGNKEILFLEIWTNGSLTPKEALYEASQNLIDLLIPFLHTKEENLNLEGNQHMVPLPPFTFYDKLAKLTKNKKKMALKSIFIDQSELPPRIYNCLKRSNIYTLLDLLNNSQEDLMKMEHFRIEDVKQILGILEKNFVIDLPKNKF; from the coding sequence atggtTCGAGAGAAAATAACAGTATCTACTCGGACACTACAGTGGAAGTGTGTTGAATCAGCAGCAGACAGTAAGCGTCTTCTTTATGGGCGCTTTATTCTGTCTCCGCTTATGAAAGGTCAAGCAGACACAATAGGCATTGCTATGCGAAGAGCTTTGCTTGGAGAAATCGAAGGAACATGTATCACACGCGCAAAATCTGAGAAAATATCACACGAATATTCTACCATAATGGGtattcaagaatcagtacatgaaattttaatgaatttaaaagaaATCGTATTGAGAAGTAATCTCTATGGAACTTGTGAGGCGTCTATTTGTGTCAGGGGCCCCGGATATGTAACTGCTCAAGATATCATCTTACCGCCTTATGTAGAAATCCTCGATAATACACAGCATATAGCTAGCTTGACGGAACCCATTGAGTTGGTTATTGGATTACAGATAGAGAAGAATCGCGGATATCTTATAAAAGCGCCAAATACCTTTCAAGATGGAAGTTATCCTATAGATCCTGTATTCATGCCTGTTCGAAATGCGAatcatagtattcattcttatgaaAATGGTAACAAAGAGATACTATTTCTCGAAATATGGACAAATGGAAGTTTAACTCCTAAAGAAGCACTTTATGAAGCCTCCCAGAATTTGATTGATTTATTGATTCCCTTTTTACATACCAAAGAAGAAAATTTAAATTTAGAGGGCAATCAACACATGGTTCCTTTACCCCCTTTTACCTTTTATGATAAATTGGCTAaactaacaaaaaataaaaaaaaaatggcgTTGAAATCGATTTTTATTGACCAATCAGAATTGCCTCCCAGGATCTATAATTGCCTCAAAAGGTCCAATATATATACATTGTTGGACCTTTTGAATAACAGTCAAGAAGATCTTATGAAAATGGAACATTTTCGCATAGAAGATGTCAAACAAATTTTAGGCATTCTAGAAAAAAATTTCGTAATTGATTTACcgaaaaataagttttaa